Proteins encoded by one window of Yamadazyma tenuis chromosome 2, complete sequence:
- a CDS encoding uncharacterized protein (EggNog:ENOG503NUVA; COG:P) — MNELPSYPTPRQAAYVVPGSNGNSTTPGSRKKSGHSQQNVMYRPPTSSQPQYSSSPQPYQSVPPQSHQSRPQPVQQVHFPQQQPAPSNQYYQQQQQQQQQPQAYSQPLVQPNYYNQPNSLPLAPAPQQAYYQQSNTSASAPPAPVQQHYQQPPPPAPGQTHHSHSPHQQYQSTNAPPVPQPQQQRYGSNGNRKPSNPNNGYTGSRESLPEPTPPKQSSKQKLESELRSVFDKVDTSRSGRISKSELSNALLNFDHTKFQESTVVLMINLFSNPSSASKHLNFDQFVSLWKYLSAYKKLFVQADTNNSGDISFGEFQKVLEQIGYKLNIDLVLHLFQKFSYKDYDDTDGSSVGKLKFDKFIELLVYLRKLTDIFKKYDKDFFNPLYGSTSTDTYDDEIERDAQKATAREHSMSIKEALHLHKRAVVWSILISATIIMEGYDQSLIASFYGYPSFQRKYGIPTGDGNYELESRWMSALGCAANIGMFIGVMANGYLAEKWGHRKVIMGALILVMGFVFFTVFAPTIYVLLLGEWFFGLVMGCLSTMGPTYSSEVCPMVLRGYLTAYINMCWAIGQLIAAGVLKSMVENKTDWGYRVPFAVQWVWPIPLFICVYLAPDSPWWLVRKGREADALVAVKRLSADSVHQEACQVVAMIIHTNRLELSRTKHSTSNGIWESVKKCFTVTNVRRTEITCLTFAMQVTCGSQFMYSPSYFWRQAGLSAEYAYQLNVCITGIALVGCGCSWMLMTKFGRRPIYITGSSILLVCLFMEGVLQLAADRNPDVKWVQCGFTMVWVAVYSLSVGPLAYTIAAEIPATRVKSQTLSVARAFYHSLQLMAGIMQPFLINPRSANLKGYTGFVWSFISLPAIVWAFFRLPETKNRTYEELDIMFNMGLPSRQFSEYKFDGNDYS; from the exons ATGAACGAATTACCGCTGTATCCCACCCCCAGGCAAGCGGCCTATGTGGTCCCAGGCTCCAATGGCAATAGTACTACTCCTGGCTCCAGAAAAAAATCAGGTCACTCTCAACAGAACGTGATGTATCGACCACCAACCCTGTCACAACCTCAATACTCTTCGAGCCCTCAACCATACCAACTGGTACCACCACAGCTGCACCAACTGAGGCCGCAACCCGTCCAACAGGTGCACTTTCCCCAGCAACAACCAGCTCCTTCAAATCAATACTAtcagcaacagcaacagcaacagcaacagccACAGGCGTATTCGCAACCGCTTGTGCAACCTAATTATTATAATCAACCCAATTCATTGCCTTTGGCCCCTGCTCCACAACAAGCGTACTATCAACAATCGAACACGCTGGCTTCTGCACCTCCTGCCCCTGTACAACAACATTATCAGCAGCCACCGCCACCAGCACCAGGCCAGACTCACCATTCTCATTCTCCTCATCAACAGTACCAAAGTACTAATGCCCCACCTGTTCCTCAACCTCAGCAGCAAAGATATGGTTCCAATGGGAACAGAAAACCATCTAACCCAAATAATGGATACACTGGCTCAAGAGAATCGTTACCTGAACCAACACCACCTAAGCAATCTTCCAAACAGAAGCTTGAACTGGAATTGAGATCCGTGTTTGATAAGGTAGACACCAGCAGATCCGGAAGAATATCAAAATCCGAGTTATCGAATGCgttattgaactttgaTCATACAAAGTTTCAAGAATCTACGGTTGTGCTCATGATAAACTTGTTCAGTAATCCAAGTAGTGCATCCAAACATTTGAACTTCGATCAATTCGTCTCTTTGTGGAAGTACTTGTCGGCTTATAAGAAGCTTTTTGTACAAGCTgacaccaacaactccGGAGATATTTCATTCGGGGAATTCCAAAAAGTATTGGAGCAAATCGGTTACAAATTAAACATCGATCTTGTATTGCACTTGTTTCAAAAATTCTCATATAAGGACTATGATGATACGGATGGATCATCTGTGGGTAAGTTGAAATTCGATAAGTTCATTGAACTTTTGGTTTATTTGCGTAAGCTCACAgacattttcaaaaagtaCGATAAGGACTT CTTCAATCCCCTCTACGGGCTGACTTCCACTGATACTTACGatgatgagattgagaGAGACGCACAGAAGGCTACTGCCAGAGAACATCTGATGTCCATTAAAGAAGCGTTGCATTTGCACAAGAGAGCCGTTGTCTGGTCAATTTTGATTTCTGCTACAAT CATTATGGAAGGATATGATCAAAGCCTCATTGCTTCGTTCTACGGGTACCCGTCATTCCAAAGAAAGTATGGAATACCCACTGGAGATGGCAACTATGAACTTGAGAGTCGGTGGATGTCTGCCCTTGGGTGTGCTGCAAATATAGGTATGTTTATTGGGGTAATGGCTAATGGGTATTTGGCAGAGAAATGGGGCCACAGAAAAGTGATTATGGGTGCCTTAATTCTTGTTATGGGGTTTGTATTCTTCACGGTGTTTGCTCCAACTATCTATGTGCTTTTACTTGGAGAGTGGTTTTTCGGTCTTGTGATGGGTTGTCTTTCTACCATGGGTCCTACCTACTCATCTGAAGTATGCCCAATGGTGTTAAGAGGATACTTGACAGCCTATATCAACATGTGCTGGGCAATTGGCCAGTTGATTGCAGCAGGTgtgttgaagtcaatggtTGAGAACAAAACTGATTGGGGTTATAGGGTTCCTTTTGCTGTACAATGGGTATGGCCAATTCCTTTGTTTATATGCGTGTATTTGGCACCTGATTCTCCTTGGTGGCTTGTTAGGAAAGGGCGAGAAGCTGATGCTTTGGTGGCGGTGAAGAGATTAAGTGCAGATCTGGTTCACCAGGAAGCCTGTCAAGTAGTGGCCATGATAATCCACACAAATAGGCTTGAGCTTTCACGGACCAAGCATTCAACGTCCAACGGTATATGGGAATCCGTTAAGAAGTGTTTTACTGTCACGAATGTCCGCCGGACGGAGATTACATGTTTAACGTTTGCAATGCAAGTCACTTGTGGATCACAGTTCATGTACCTGCCACTGTATTTCTGGCGTCAAGCAGGCTTGAGTGCCGAATACGCCTACCAGTTAAATGTTTGTATCACCGGCATAGCTCTTGTAGGGTGTGGATGCTCGTGGATGCTAATGACCAAATTTGGTAGAAGGCCCATTTACATTACTGGATCATCAATTCTTTTGGTATGTTTGTTTATGGAAGGAGTTTTGCAATTGGCTGCTGATAGAAATCCTGATGTGAAGTGGGTCCAGTGTGGGTTCACAATGGTTTGGGTGGCGGTATATTCTTTGTCGGTTGGTCCTTTGGCGTATACAATTGCGGCTGAGATTCCAGCAACAAGAGTAAAGTCTCAAACTCTATCTGTAGCCAGGGCTTTCTATCATTCATTGCAGTTGATGGCCGGCATAATGCAGCCGTTTTTAATCAACCCCAGAAGTGCCAACTTGAAAGGATATACGGGGTTTGTGTGGAGTTTTATTTCGCTTCCAGCTATAGTGTGGGCATTCTTCCGGTTACCTGAGACCAAAAACCGGACCTACGAAGAATTAGATATCATGTTCAATATGGGACTTCCTTCTAGACAATTTTCTGAGTACAAGTTCGATGGTAACGACTATAGTTAG
- a CDS encoding uncharacterized protein (EggNog:ENOG503P8GW): protein MKSFIKSHKRNESLQSYTSSSTTKSPQASPLLNQSSSAPSSPKKLLNPIKNLFHKRQPSADLDDIFVSRPNFYKSRDVKVISEPLDIVRNSTKKSSKRLKSKSSASTNPDAPEEGDVDYADSSSEGSDDSNFSFVKDVIGGRNTSIKYYKTKSTQVPEHNRPIYFDNDQDHDIDVDDYDFENNGLDGYDGVDDYNDIEEDINYIDDFDDDVDKIDRPQPGSCISDDAVFNPEEYSNHFADTEDEGGYYGNMKIYSLHNKKPFNQSYHLSINGSKHGSDKSGDDHVDLLDSYLDVDPDEIGFTTDTPKFESIDDLQLYDLNSPLINGINMGGNTSSRFNNISPAVNTNLHPNVKSFHLSIDEIQLYKGEEDIGIGSKSETKNLAFGAVLADSALDDDEITNIESYNDYQFQDSSDELTKSPSDTQGYSEAQAEIDMTLKNLESSAEPKSDAPKSVPPRINRRSINELMNLLENLQVDNGITQQSKRDSIENMMHFLKNIQKTQVSSSTDGGILPNRHTVTSNAIKPVKETRAIKEQEDEDEGPNFLDTDLNDLEKDLLDEINQLPEDYDFDAREELLNQLDYINSSMRSSPFMRSSSFNKKPKKLSHSSSLKNPSKIETSNKTVTYYNKSQPGSFKSKSHSPIDDLMTIREKN from the coding sequence ATGAAGTCATTCATCAAATCTCACAAACGTAACGAGTCGCTCCAGTCATACACCTCATCGTCGACCACCAAGAGTCCTCAGGCATCGCCGCTATTAAACCAATCATCTTCTGCGCCCAGCAGTCCCAAAAAACTCCTCAATCCCATTAAGAACTTGTTCCACAAGAGACAACCGCTGGCAGACTTAGACGATATTTTTGTCTCCAGGCCCAATTTTTACAAGAGTCGGGACGTTAAGGTCATTTCTGAGCCCCTTGATATTGTAAGAAACTCAACGAAGAAGTCATCAAAACGATTGAAGTCCAAGCTGTCGGCAAGCACAAATCCTGATGCTCCAGAAGAAGGTGACGTGGATTATGCTGATTCCTCTTCGGAGGGCTCCGACGACTCCAATTTCTCGTTTGTTAAAGATGTAATAGGTGGCCGGAATACCTCCATCAAGTACTACAAGACAAAGTCCACCCAAGTACCCGAACATAATCGGCCCATTTACTTTGATAACGACCAAGACCATGAtattgatgttgatgattatgactttgaaaataaCGGACTTGATGGTTatgatggtgttgatgacTACAATGATATAGAAGAGGACATAAACTatattgatgactttgatgatgatgtcGACAAGATTGACCGACCTCAACCTGGAAGTTGCATCAGTGACGATGCAGTATTTAACCCAGAAGAGTATTCCAACCACTTTGCTGATACCGAAGATGAAGGAGGCTATTATGGAAACATGAAGATATACTCGTTGCATAATAAGAAGCCATTCAACCAATCCTACCACCTTTCTATCAATGGAAGCAAGCATGGCTCAGATAAAAGTGGTGACGATCATGTCgatcttcttgatagcTACTTGGATGTGGATCCTGACGAAATTGGGTTTACTACAGATACCCCTAAATTTGAATCTATTGACGATTTACAACTCTATGACTTGAATTCACCCTTAATTAATGGAATTAACATGGGTGGTAACACTTCCAGCAggttcaacaatatcagTCCAGCTGTGAATACAAACCTCCACCCGAATGTTAAGAGTTTCCATTTGTCAATTGACGAGATTCAATTGTATaaaggtgaagaagatattggTATTGGCTCCAAGTCGGAAACTAAAAATCTAGCTTTCGGAGCGGTGCTAGCAGACTCGGCACTTGATGACGATGAGATCACCAACATAGAAAGTTATAATGACTACCAGTTCCAAGACAGCTCTGATGAATTGACTAAATCACCTTCAGATACCCAAGGGTATTCGGAGGCTCAAGCAGAAATTGACATGACCTTGAAAAACTTAGAGTCATCAGCAGAACCTAAACTGGATGCTCCAAAAAGTGTTCCTCCGAGAATTAACAGACGTTCTATAAATGAACTCATGAACCTACTAgaaaatcttcaagtagaCAATGGAATTACACAGCAGAGTAAACGTGACTCCATTGAAAACATGATGcattttttgaagaatatccAGAAAACTCAAGTAAGCAGCTCAACAGATGGTGGTATTTTACCCAATCGTCATACGGTTACTTCAAATGCAATAAAGCCTGTTAAAGAGACGAGAGCTATCAAAGAACaggaagacgaagatgaaggGCCTAATTTCTTGGATACCGACTTGAACGATTTGGAGAAGGATTTACTagatgaaatcaaccaattaCCGGAAGATTATGATTTTGATGCTAGAGAAGAGCTTTTAAACCAATTGGATTACATTAACAGCAGTATGCGATCACTGCCATTTATGAGGTCAAGTTCATTTAACAAAAAACCCAAGAAGCTATCCCATTCTTCTAGTTTGAAGAATCCCAGCAAGATCGaaacttcaaacaaaactgTGACCTACTACAACAAGTCCCAACCAGGAAGTTTCAAGAGCAAGAGCCACAGTCCCATTGATGACTTAATGACAATTAGAGAAAAAAACTAG
- the RPS10A gene encoding 40S ribosomal protein eS10 (COG:J; EggNog:ENOG503P3VQ) — translation MLIPKEDRKLIHQYLFQEGVVVAKKDFEQAKHDEINTKNLFVIKALQSLTSKGYVQTQFSWQYYYYTLTDEGVEYLRQELNIPEGILPLTRLQGAPAERPQRGGFQQRRGNFKRRD, via the coding sequence AtgttgattccaaaagaagacAGAAAGTTGATCCACCAATACctctttcaagaaggtgTTGTCGTCGCTAAGAAGGACTTTGAACAAGCCAAGCacgatgaaatcaacaccaagaacttaTTCGTCATTAAGGCTTTACAATCCTTGACCTCTAAAGGTTACGTCCAAACCCAATTCTCATGGCAATACTACTACTACACCTTGACTGACGAAGGTGTTGAGTACTTAAGACAAGAGTTGAACATCCCAGAAGGTATCTTACCTTTGACTAGATTGCAAGGTGCCCCAGCTGAAAGACCTCAAAGAGGTGGATTCCAACAAAGAAGAGGTAACTTCAAGAGAAGAGATTAA
- the SPR3 gene encoding septin (EggNog:ENOG503NZ81; COG:D,U,Z), translating to MNEVTELEFVKMNLNKERGGGSGSNAGGRVSSQVEYLGAIAAVQKSVPLVRPKSFEVLPLEASLEKLMLDPKHEYEKEINVFTSYHDSERSVNQVTNAAEVGLSLLPTQIERHSQRKGGHFNLMVAGTVGTGKSSFINTLFASELVPDKSGFSSTYLDKGEYQLVEQGFPLSLRIIETSGMGQNIDNNGCWIPISNYIDEQFSTYLFKDQQPDRSKKIDTRIHCCLYFLPPSLRSISPLDIETMKALCSRVNLVPIIGKSDCLSVEELARYKSGSKNLFQVHNIRICDFFTDEEATSIIQETMPFSSISSKDILEKDGGNWARGRSYPWGYFAEIEDSSHCDFSCIRKMLMSDFMLEFIDSTEKHYEQYRNQFLTTNLAVKDETLLSADGFNQLKAYSKLKYADYDNTQRADSVFKYRESVLKNKFNVEIENQEKRFRIWKKALVEKQVELNKDIEDMHSQLLYLQETITIHEEGVDSNSIAKHFSWEIDTFDFLS from the coding sequence ATGAATGAAGTAacagaacttgaatttgttaAGATGAATCTCAACAAGGAAAGGGGAGGAGGCTCCGGTAGCAACGCTGGAGGCCGTGTCTCTCTGCAAGTTGAGTATTTGGGGGCAATTGCTGCCGTTCAGAAACTGGTTCCTCTTGTTAGACCAAAGTCGTTTGAGGTATTACCATTGGAAGCAAGTTTGGAAAAGCTTATGTTAGATCCTAAGCATGAATATGAGAAAGAAATAAATGTTTTTACACTGTATCATGATTCCGAAAGGTCAGTTAACCAGGTAACAAATGCTGCAGAAGTTGGTCTTTCGCTTTTGCCCACTCAAATCGAGAGACATTCCCAAAGGAAGGGGGGTcatttcaacttgatggttGCTGGAACTGTTGGAACTGGTAAGTCTTCCTTCATAAACACTTTGTTTGCTTCTGAGCTTGTTCCTGACAAGTCTGGCTTCTCTTCTACGTATCTTGATAAAGGTGAATATCAGTTAGTGGAACAGGGGTTTCCATTAAGCTTGAGGATTATTGAAACTTCAGGGATGGGTCAGAACATCGATAATAATGGCTGTTGGATTCCCATTTCCAACTACATTGATGAGCAGTTCAGTACctacttgttcaaagacCAACAACCAGACAGATCCAAGAAAATTGATACCCGGATCCATTGCTGCTTATACTTTCTTCCCCCAAGTTTGAGAAGTATTTCTCCTTTGGATATTGAGACAATGAAAGCATTGTGTTCCAGAGTCAACTTAGTACCTATAATTGGTAAGTCTGATTGCTTGAGTGTTGAGGAATTGGCCCGGTATAAGTCAGGATCGAAAAACTTGTTTCAAGTCCACAATATTAGAATCTGTGATTTTTTTACAGATGAGGAAGCCACTAGTATCATCCAGGAAACTATGCCTTTCAGTTCAATCAGTTCGAAAGACATATTGGAAAAAGATGGGGGAAACTGGGCTAGAGGAAGATCATATCCTTGGGGTTACTTTGCTGAGATCGAAGACAGCAGTCACTGTGATTTCAGCTGCATTCGAAAAATGTTGATGAGTGACTTCATGCTTGAATTTATTGACTCCACCGAGAAGCATTATGAGCAATACAGAAATCAGTTCTTGACAACTAATCTCGCTGTCAAAGATGAAACCTTGTTGTCTGCTGACGGGTTTAACCAGTTGAAAGCCTACCTGAAACTCAAATATGCTGATTATGATAATACCCAGAGGGCAGATTCAGTCTTCAAATACAGGGAATCGGTTCTAAAAAACAAATTCAATGTTGAAATCGAAAATCAAGAGAAAAGGTTCAGAATTTGGAAAAAGGctcttgttgaaaaacagGTCGAACTCAAcaaagatattgaagaCATGCATAGCCAGTTACTTTATCTTCAGGAAACGATCACAATTCATGAGGAGGGTGTCGATTCAAACTCTATTGCCAAGCATTTCAGCTGGGAAATCGATacttttgattttctttcttga